From Desulfovibrio porci, a single genomic window includes:
- a CDS encoding DUF2339 domain-containing protein, protein MEELLALLVLVPLVFLICLAALFARTSSQRRQLVELRGELNALRQDVQALRADAESFEHCDDASSAASGASDAQEHDMSPTREAEPQGTADDESFPPELAVNPPPQVPTSGAGEFSFTDAADADTENFRQVPAATPDPAQANDALSAQAAPSSPGLPAPVAGALAVVWGWLRANPILYAGLCVFLTGIAFALGYLVRYDYVSLEARLALIALAGLGMQGLGWRLRRRNALYGLGLMGGGAIVLYFVLFTAARLELLSPLTALCVMSALVLGVALLALAADAELLAALSAVGGFLAPVLLSTGSDNYLGLFGYYALLSLGNALLLRFRLWDIPALISFAAVYGVGGLWGGRSYDPGMFAHMELFLLFFFLLFSYMQLQLAAHADALDARTRGRAGAARRYLHASLLFGLPLLTFSYQYYLTRPYAYAAAFSALGLAAWHVGLGYLLRRRDGAAGRLTRETLLVLGLSFSALAVPLALDLSWTTCTWALQGLGLIWLGLRQERPLLRFLGYALQLLAAGAFAGLFSQPGISGLPGGLLDSRMACGLVMTLTALLLVHFCTRHREILIRQERELLPPWQIWAMVWWLGTGLDILSAHFDAAGQLYANAALTFTALSCVLWVRAGSRLGWKIFAASGHLLLPAMLLSQWRFLPDLLLLPFLPLRALPAASPLAWSHGGLVALPLAWAAFAACIRSAPWPEQPTCRRVVAGVALFAAPGLLLLAAAHGLSRLSLLPPDWSVLLLTMLAAAFLFLLCRELRLPGIAALSGPLLPADARRWGGLGLSLCLACWFFLFCAEPGIAAPLPYIPLFGPLDMAQVLCLLTCLYLLRGMRRESRENFPSALLYERLLAAFGVCAFALCTVIAARAVSWYTYCPYTPLALIRSPVFQAALSILWGSIALGMVLAASRVFRQRRLWFAGAALLALTLCKLLLFDLADRQTVSRIVSFLFLGLLMLGMGYFCPLPPKRLTDPPEEDSRSAQP, encoded by the coding sequence GTGGAGGAACTGCTAGCCCTGCTGGTTCTGGTGCCGCTGGTGTTCCTGATCTGCCTGGCGGCGCTTTTCGCGCGCACCTCCAGCCAGCGCCGGCAGTTGGTCGAGCTGCGCGGCGAACTGAACGCGCTCCGCCAGGATGTCCAGGCCCTGCGCGCGGACGCGGAATCCTTTGAGCATTGCGATGATGCTTCCAGTGCCGCTTCCGGGGCGAGCGACGCGCAAGAGCACGATATGTCGCCCACCCGGGAGGCCGAGCCGCAAGGCACCGCCGATGACGAGAGCTTCCCGCCCGAGCTTGCCGTGAACCCGCCGCCGCAAGTCCCCACAAGCGGAGCCGGGGAATTCAGCTTTACTGATGCGGCTGACGCCGATACCGAGAATTTTCGCCAAGTTCCGGCCGCGACTCCTGACCCGGCACAGGCAAACGACGCGTTGTCCGCGCAAGCCGCGCCGTCCTCCCCCGGCCTGCCCGCGCCCGTGGCCGGGGCTTTGGCCGTGGTCTGGGGCTGGCTGCGCGCCAATCCCATACTCTATGCCGGACTTTGCGTGTTCCTGACCGGTATCGCTTTTGCGCTGGGCTATCTGGTCCGGTACGACTATGTCAGCCTGGAGGCCCGTCTGGCTCTGATCGCTCTGGCCGGTCTGGGCATGCAGGGCCTGGGCTGGCGGCTGCGACGCCGTAATGCCCTTTACGGCCTGGGCCTCATGGGCGGCGGCGCAATCGTGCTTTACTTCGTGCTTTTCACCGCCGCCCGCCTGGAACTGCTCTCTCCCCTGACCGCCCTCTGCGTCATGTCCGCCCTGGTGCTGGGCGTCGCGCTGCTGGCCCTGGCCGCCGACGCCGAGCTATTGGCCGCGCTTTCCGCCGTGGGCGGCTTTCTGGCCCCGGTGCTGCTTTCCACGGGCAGCGACAATTATCTGGGCCTGTTCGGCTATTACGCGCTGCTGAGCCTGGGCAACGCCCTGCTGCTCCGCTTCAGGCTCTGGGACATTCCGGCGCTGATCTCCTTCGCCGCGGTCTACGGCGTCGGCGGCCTGTGGGGCGGGCGTTCCTATGATCCCGGCATGTTTGCTCATATGGAACTTTTTCTGCTGTTCTTTTTCCTCCTGTTCAGCTACATGCAGCTCCAACTGGCCGCGCACGCCGACGCTCTGGACGCCCGCACGCGCGGGCGCGCGGGCGCGGCCCGGCGCTATCTGCACGCCTCCCTGCTGTTCGGTCTGCCGCTGCTGACCTTCAGCTATCAATATTATCTGACGCGCCCCTACGCTTATGCGGCGGCTTTCAGCGCCCTGGGCCTGGCCGCCTGGCATGTGGGCCTGGGTTACCTGCTGCGCCGCCGGGACGGCGCGGCCGGACGCCTGACCCGTGAAACCCTGCTGGTGCTGGGCCTGAGCTTCTCCGCCCTAGCTGTGCCCCTGGCTCTGGACCTGAGCTGGACCACCTGCACCTGGGCCTTGCAGGGGCTGGGGCTCATCTGGCTGGGCCTGCGACAAGAGCGTCCTCTCCTGCGCTTTCTGGGCTATGCCCTGCAACTGCTGGCGGCGGGAGCCTTCGCGGGCCTCTTTTCCCAGCCGGGTATCAGCGGCCTGCCCGGCGGCCTTCTGGACAGCCGTATGGCCTGCGGCCTGGTCATGACCCTGACGGCCCTGCTGCTGGTGCATTTCTGCACGCGACACCGGGAAATTCTGATCCGGCAGGAGCGCGAACTGCTGCCGCCATGGCAGATCTGGGCCATGGTCTGGTGGCTGGGCACAGGCCTGGATATTCTGTCCGCGCATTTTGACGCCGCCGGACAGCTTTACGCTAATGCCGCGCTGACGTTCACGGCCCTGAGCTGCGTGCTCTGGGTCCGGGCCGGAAGCCGCCTGGGCTGGAAAATTTTCGCCGCTTCCGGTCATCTGCTGTTACCAGCCATGCTGCTCTCGCAATGGCGTTTTCTGCCGGATCTGCTGTTGTTGCCTTTTCTGCCGTTGCGCGCCCTGCCCGCCGCCTCTCCCCTGGCCTGGAGCCACGGCGGCCTGGTGGCCCTGCCTCTGGCCTGGGCCGCCTTCGCCGCCTGCATCCGCTCCGCGCCCTGGCCGGAGCAGCCGACCTGTCGGCGCGTCGTGGCGGGCGTCGCCCTGTTCGCCGCGCCGGGCCTGCTGCTTCTGGCGGCGGCGCACGGACTGAGCCGCCTGTCCCTGCTCCCCCCGGACTGGAGCGTGCTGCTTCTGACCATGCTGGCGGCGGCTTTTCTGTTTTTGCTCTGCCGGGAACTGCGTCTGCCCGGCATAGCCGCCCTGTCCGGCCCTCTTCTCCCGGCGGACGCGCGCCGCTGGGGCGGCCTGGGTCTGAGTCTCTGTCTGGCCTGCTGGTTCTTCCTCTTCTGCGCAGAGCCCGGCATAGCCGCGCCGCTGCCCTACATTCCCCTGTTCGGCCCCCTGGACATGGCCCAGGTGCTCTGCCTGCTGACCTGCCTGTACCTGCTGCGCGGCATGCGCCGCGAGAGCCGCGAAAACTTCCCGTCCGCCTTGCTTTATGAACGTCTGCTCGCCGCTTTCGGCGTCTGCGCCTTCGCGCTCTGCACAGTCATCGCGGCCAGGGCCGTTTCCTGGTACACCTATTGCCCATACACCCCCCTGGCCCTGATCCGCTCGCCCGTTTTCCAGGCCGCACTGTCCATACTCTGGGGCAGCATTGCCCTGGGCATGGTGCTCGCGGCCTCACGCGTCTTCCGGCAGCGGCGGCTCTGGTTCGCCGGAGCGGCCCTGCTGGCCCTGACCCTCTGCAAACTGCTGCTCTTTGATCTGGCGGACCGCCAGACTGTATCCCGGATCGTTTCCTTCCTCTTCCTGGGCCTGCTGATGCTGGGCATGGGCTATTTCTGCCCCCTGCCGCCCAAACGGCTGACAGATCCGCCGGAAGAGGATTCCCGTTCAGCGCAGCCCTAA
- a CDS encoding phosphodiester glycosidase family protein has product MRTPFESKTSRCADRISAAPSLDSSRVRLTRPLARRHRAPLRGLILLCWLLLPAASVTADPAPVLVPDMATDVPPDPDAASPDRPSPASGLENAPLPTAGQRGVDREGRAAWTVLEPGLAFGEFQLNDSEARLTALRIDPARFDFLLCTSSQDGGPARSLSDWGEQYDLTAAINASMYLPDGSTSTGYMRQGGHLNNKRLVQRFGAFFVAGPDSPDLPPAAILDRDNPDWRQRIDHYALVVQNYRMINAERRILWAPGGPLYSISAVAQDGGGQILFLHCRAPVEAYAFAQQLLHLPLDVRTVMYVEGGAQAGLLVRSASLRRELAGSHAPSFLVTGNLKAVLPNVLGARRKAAAAVPAPDAPPAERSTPSE; this is encoded by the coding sequence ATGCGCACGCCTTTTGAATCAAAGACAAGCCGCTGTGCTGACCGCATTTCAGCGGCTCCTTCACTGGATTCCTCCCGGGTCCGGCTCACCCGCCCCCTTGCCCGCCGTCACCGCGCGCCCTTGCGGGGTCTGATTCTGCTCTGCTGGCTGCTGCTGCCGGCGGCAAGCGTGACGGCAGATCCCGCGCCGGTACTGGTTCCGGATATGGCGACGGATGTGCCGCCGGACCCGGACGCGGCATCACCGGACCGTCCGTCGCCCGCCTCCGGGCTGGAAAACGCCCCGCTTCCGACCGCCGGGCAGCGCGGTGTGGACCGGGAAGGACGGGCAGCCTGGACTGTGCTGGAGCCCGGCCTGGCTTTCGGCGAGTTCCAGCTTAACGACAGCGAAGCCCGGCTCACGGCTCTGCGCATCGATCCCGCCCGATTCGACTTTCTGCTCTGCACCAGTTCCCAGGACGGCGGTCCGGCCCGTTCCCTGAGCGACTGGGGCGAACAGTACGATCTCACGGCGGCCATCAACGCCAGCATGTATCTGCCCGACGGCAGCACCAGCACCGGCTACATGCGCCAGGGCGGGCATCTCAACAACAAGCGCCTGGTCCAGCGCTTCGGGGCCTTTTTCGTGGCCGGGCCCGACAGTCCCGACCTGCCCCCGGCGGCCATTCTGGATCGCGACAATCCCGACTGGCGACAGCGCATCGACCACTACGCTCTGGTAGTCCAGAACTACCGGATGATCAATGCCGAACGGCGCATCCTCTGGGCGCCGGGCGGACCGCTCTACTCCATTTCCGCCGTGGCCCAGGACGGCGGCGGCCAGATTCTTTTTCTGCATTGCCGCGCGCCTGTGGAGGCTTACGCTTTTGCCCAGCAACTGCTGCACCTGCCCCTGGACGTGCGCACGGTCATGTATGTGGAAGGCGGGGCCCAGGCCGGTCTGCTGGTGCGTTCCGCTTCGCTCAGGCGCGAACTGGCCGGGAGCCACGCGCCCTCATTTCTGGTAACCGGCAATCTCAAGGCCGTCCTGCCCAACGTGCTGGGCGCGCGTCGCAAGGCCGCCGCGGCCGTTCCCGCGCCGGACGCGCCCCCGGCGGAGCGGAGCACTCCTTCAGAATAG
- a CDS encoding methylenetetrahydrofolate reductase: MQIGSLIQAAKAPFFSLEFFPPSDETHLPSFYATVEQLRALTPLFVSVTYGAGGARRHNTLAVTAELARRGFTTMAHLTCVGAEPESIAAFLRELRAAGVDNVLALRGDPPMNGHWDWKDGYFQHAADLVSFTREHEPDMGIGVAAYPAPHPESPSFALDRRYTADKLRAGADFAVSQLFFDVREYEALVADLRARGLDTPVVPGILPIQSFDSLRRVLSLCGATIPGKLYLSLEEADRKGGAEAVRDAGLDFAVRQICQLLECGAPGIHLYTLNKGDLCLQIAEEVGM; encoded by the coding sequence ATGCAGATAGGCTCGCTAATTCAAGCCGCCAAAGCGCCTTTTTTCTCCCTGGAATTTTTCCCCCCCTCGGATGAAACCCATTTGCCGTCTTTTTACGCCACTGTGGAGCAACTGCGCGCGCTTACTCCCCTGTTCGTGTCCGTCACTTACGGCGCGGGCGGGGCGCGGCGACACAACACCCTGGCGGTCACCGCCGAACTGGCGCGGCGCGGCTTCACAACCATGGCCCATCTGACCTGCGTGGGAGCCGAGCCGGAGAGCATCGCCGCCTTTCTCAGGGAACTGCGCGCCGCCGGTGTGGACAATGTGCTGGCCCTGCGCGGCGACCCGCCCATGAACGGGCACTGGGACTGGAAGGACGGCTATTTTCAGCACGCGGCCGACCTGGTGTCCTTTACGCGCGAACACGAGCCGGACATGGGCATCGGCGTGGCCGCGTATCCCGCGCCGCATCCCGAATCCCCTTCCTTCGCTCTGGACCGCCGTTACACGGCGGACAAGCTGCGCGCCGGGGCGGACTTCGCCGTGAGCCAGCTCTTTTTCGACGTGCGCGAATACGAGGCTCTGGTAGCGGACCTGCGCGCCAGGGGCCTGGACACGCCCGTGGTGCCGGGCATTCTGCCCATCCAGAGTTTCGACTCCCTGCGCCGGGTGCTCTCCCTTTGCGGAGCCACAATTCCGGGCAAGCTCTATCTGAGCCTGGAAGAGGCCGACCGCAAGGGCGGGGCCGAGGCCGTGCGCGACGCGGGCCTGGATTTCGCCGTGCGCCAGATCTGCCAGTTGCTGGAGTGCGGCGCGCCGGGCATTCATCTGTATACATTGAACAAGGGCGATCTCTGCCTGCAGATCGCCGAGGAAGTGGGGATGTAG
- a CDS encoding CBS and ACT domain-containing protein, translating to MLIQNWMTTEVITVTPETSLLKIGKLMRDNNVRRLPVLDDKGHVVGIISDRDVRDASPSKATTLDMYEMHYLLAELKAKDIMTPRPFTVKPTDTVEKAAMMMLDNKFGGLPVVEESGRLVGIISDQDVFKALVSITGVREGGIQLGIEITNRPGAMKPIFDLLRAHGARILSVLSANNQDGDRQVFLRLREMESREAEEAVIADVKGHAHLLYWARNEVHLV from the coding sequence ATGCTCATACAGAACTGGATGACCACCGAGGTGATTACCGTGACGCCCGAAACGTCCCTGCTCAAAATCGGCAAGCTGATGCGCGACAACAACGTGCGCCGCCTGCCCGTACTGGACGACAAGGGGCATGTGGTCGGCATCATTTCCGACCGCGACGTCAGGGACGCCTCGCCCTCCAAGGCCACCACCCTTGATATGTATGAGATGCATTACCTGCTGGCCGAACTCAAGGCCAAGGACATTATGACCCCCCGGCCCTTCACAGTCAAACCCACGGATACTGTGGAAAAAGCGGCCATGATGATGCTGGACAACAAGTTCGGCGGGCTGCCTGTGGTGGAGGAAAGCGGACGCCTGGTGGGCATTATTTCAGACCAGGACGTGTTCAAGGCGCTGGTGAGCATCACCGGCGTGCGCGAGGGCGGCATCCAGCTGGGCATTGAAATCACCAACCGGCCCGGGGCCATGAAACCTATTTTCGACCTGCTGCGCGCGCACGGGGCCAGAATTCTCTCCGTACTCTCCGCCAACAATCAGGATGGCGACCGCCAGGTCTTTCTGCGCCTGCGCGAAATGGAGAGTCGCGAAGCCGAAGAAGCGGTCATCGCCGACGTCAAGGGGCACGCCCATCTGCTCTACTGGGCACGTAACGAAGTGCATCTGGTCTGA
- a CDS encoding FprA family A-type flavoprotein: MQPVEIKKDIYWVGCVDYDHRDFHGYSRSPDGSTYNAYLIKDQKNVLLDTVAPGCSGTLLCRLAKTLSPEKVDYIVCNHMEMDHSGSLDEVVERVKPEKIFVSQAGLKSMAGYFAGKNWPVQAVKSGDILNIGSRNIVFQETRMLHWPDSMVSYIPEEKLLISNDIFGQNIASSARFTDNFGDDGEFVKRIKEYFYNIVLPYSPMVLKTLPVVEKLDIDMIAPDHGLIHRGEKAVRFIIDMYRRMAEQKPEQRALIFYDTMWQSTERMAYAVCSGLEENGVPTRIMSVKHNHHSAVMTELADCGAVLAGSPTHNNTVLPLVAAQLTYMKGLRPLNRVGGAFGSYGWSGEAPKYLQEQLAAMNMDMPAEAVKCNWAPDKDVFRACHALGKTVAETLKKKCQEG, translated from the coding sequence ATGCAACCTGTTGAAATCAAAAAAGACATTTACTGGGTGGGCTGCGTCGATTACGACCACCGCGACTTCCACGGCTATTCCCGCTCGCCGGACGGCTCCACCTACAATGCCTATCTGATCAAAGACCAGAAAAACGTGCTGCTGGACACCGTGGCGCCGGGTTGCTCCGGTACGCTGCTCTGCCGTCTGGCCAAGACCCTCTCGCCCGAAAAGGTGGACTACATCGTCTGCAACCACATGGAAATGGACCATTCGGGTTCCCTCGACGAAGTGGTGGAGCGGGTCAAGCCTGAAAAAATCTTCGTCTCCCAGGCCGGACTGAAATCCATGGCCGGCTATTTCGCGGGCAAGAACTGGCCCGTGCAGGCCGTGAAAAGCGGCGACATCCTGAACATCGGCAGCCGCAATATCGTGTTTCAGGAAACCCGCATGCTGCACTGGCCGGACAGCATGGTCTCCTACATCCCCGAGGAAAAACTGCTGATCAGCAACGACATCTTCGGCCAGAACATCGCCAGCAGCGCCCGCTTCACCGATAATTTCGGGGATGACGGCGAATTCGTGAAGCGGATCAAGGAATATTTCTACAACATCGTGCTGCCCTACTCCCCCATGGTGCTCAAGACCCTGCCCGTGGTGGAAAAGCTGGACATCGACATGATCGCCCCGGACCACGGCCTGATCCATCGGGGCGAGAAGGCCGTGCGCTTCATCATCGACATGTACCGCCGCATGGCCGAGCAGAAGCCCGAGCAGCGCGCCCTGATTTTTTACGACACCATGTGGCAGTCCACGGAACGCATGGCCTATGCCGTGTGCAGCGGCCTGGAGGAAAACGGCGTGCCCACGCGGATCATGTCCGTGAAACACAACCACCACAGCGCCGTTATGACCGAACTGGCCGACTGCGGCGCGGTGCTGGCCGGTTCGCCCACCCACAACAACACGGTGCTGCCCCTGGTGGCCGCGCAGCTCACCTATATGAAGGGCCTGCGGCCGCTCAACCGCGTGGGCGGAGCCTTCGGCTCCTACGGCTGGTCCGGCGAAGCGCCCAAATATCTCCAGGAGCAGCTGGCCGCCATGAATATGGACATGCCCGCCGAGGCCGTGAAGTGCAACTGGGCTCCGGACAAGGACGTGTTCCGCGCCTGCCACGCGCTGGGCAAAACCGTGGCCGAGACGCTCAAGAAAAAATGTCAGGAAGGCTAG
- a CDS encoding rubredoxin, which yields MQKYVCGVCGYEYDPAEHDNVPFDQLPDDWVCPVCGVSKDQFNPA from the coding sequence ATGCAGAAATACGTCTGTGGCGTTTGCGGTTATGAATATGATCCGGCGGAACATGACAACGTGCCTTTCGACCAGCTTCCCGATGACTGGGTCTGTCCGGTCTGCGGCGTGAGCAAGGACCAGTTCAACCCCGCTTAA
- a CDS encoding MFS transporter gives MPIEKNHRRLLLAVCTALFFMPFMMAGVNAVLPPLGESLHASARQLGLVGAFYSLGLAVFQLTSGSLGDICGRRRVWLWGMGVFALAGAMLGFVESTPLFLGLRFVQGVGGAMFNASGLALLASAAPPGQRAAYLGISGAAVYAGIACGPPVAGFIAGWLGWRWLFWGNALAAAGAFLLMKYCVKLEWRTAKGQPFDWPGCIVYGCAMAALTFGASELARNPALAWGLLGAFVVLLTVFCLLELKSRYPLLDLRLLARNRVFALSSLAAFVNYSSFFGMLFFFSLYLQVGRGMSVQQAGFFLALQSVVQALTTPLAARLCNAWNPGYVCAVGVALCGLGLTAAGFLQLDSPLSLMLGAQCLLGVGISLFALPNTTIILESAGPEHVGQASGLTGAVRTGGQLCNMVVITLTLSLFLGQEPVSIANIDGFMRSMHTDLIIFGLLNLLAVGFVLARNRR, from the coding sequence ATGCCCATTGAAAAAAATCACCGCCGTCTCCTGCTGGCCGTTTGCACGGCGCTGTTCTTCATGCCGTTCATGATGGCCGGGGTCAACGCGGTGCTGCCGCCGCTGGGCGAAAGCCTGCACGCCAGCGCCCGCCAGCTCGGACTGGTAGGCGCTTTTTATTCTCTGGGACTGGCCGTGTTCCAACTGACCTCGGGCAGTCTGGGCGACATTTGCGGCCGCCGCCGCGTCTGGCTCTGGGGCATGGGCGTGTTCGCCCTCGCCGGGGCGATGCTGGGCTTTGTGGAGTCCACGCCGCTCTTTCTGGGCCTGCGTTTCGTGCAGGGCGTGGGCGGGGCCATGTTCAACGCCAGCGGGCTGGCCCTGCTGGCCTCGGCCGCGCCGCCGGGACAGCGAGCCGCCTATCTGGGCATCAGCGGCGCGGCGGTCTACGCGGGCATTGCCTGCGGCCCGCCGGTGGCCGGGTTCATCGCCGGTTGGCTGGGCTGGCGCTGGCTGTTCTGGGGCAATGCCCTGGCCGCCGCGGGCGCGTTTCTGCTGATGAAATACTGCGTCAAGCTGGAATGGCGCACGGCCAAGGGACAGCCTTTCGACTGGCCCGGCTGCATAGTTTACGGCTGCGCCATGGCCGCCCTGACCTTCGGCGCGTCGGAACTGGCCCGGAATCCGGCCTTGGCCTGGGGGCTGCTGGGGGCCTTCGTGGTTCTGCTGACCGTATTCTGTCTCCTGGAACTGAAAAGCCGCTATCCCCTGCTGGACCTGCGCCTGCTGGCCCGCAACCGGGTTTTCGCGCTCTCCTCGCTGGCGGCCTTTGTCAATTACAGCTCCTTTTTCGGCATGCTGTTTTTCTTCAGCCTCTATCTGCAGGTGGGGCGCGGCATGAGCGTGCAGCAGGCCGGTTTTTTCCTGGCCCTGCAATCCGTGGTGCAGGCCCTGACCACGCCGCTGGCCGCGCGCCTCTGCAATGCCTGGAATCCCGGCTATGTCTGCGCCGTGGGCGTGGCCCTCTGCGGTCTGGGGCTCACGGCGGCGGGCTTTCTGCAACTGGATTCGCCCCTCAGCCTGATGCTGGGCGCGCAATGCCTGCTGGGCGTGGGCATCAGCCTGTTCGCCCTGCCCAATACCACCATCATTCTGGAAAGCGCCGGGCCGGAGCACGTGGGCCAGGCCTCCGGCCTCACCGGGGCCGTGCGCACCGGTGGCCAGCTCTGCAATATGGTGGTCATCACTCTGACCCTGAGCCTTTTTCTGGGGCAGGAGCCTGTGAGCATTGCCAATATCGACGGCTTTATGCGCAGCATGCACACGGATCTGATCATTTTCGGCCTGCTCAATCTGCTGGCCGTGGGTTTTGTACTGGCGCGCAACCGGCGCTGA
- a CDS encoding DVU0524 family FlgM-associated protein, protein MAEMTTAQMRIMLQSYEQQLLAARRLARFRVRRRLAEGLEPQDPDPSIKRRAYVEKVAQELYDSLIFTGSDNPVVEEIRQELGRAVGQDVQFTYPPGGRLRIVGEGPEGPRALSEEEQRRTRHALWRITRQKVDQSMLEKPSGQ, encoded by the coding sequence ATGGCCGAGATGACCACCGCGCAAATGCGCATCATGCTGCAGAGTTATGAGCAGCAATTGCTGGCGGCCCGTCGGCTGGCGCGTTTTCGTGTGCGGCGGCGTCTGGCCGAGGGGCTGGAACCGCAAGACCCCGACCCGTCCATCAAGCGCCGCGCCTATGTGGAAAAAGTGGCGCAGGAACTGTATGACAGCCTGATTTTCACCGGCAGCGACAACCCGGTGGTGGAGGAAATCCGCCAGGAGTTGGGTCGGGCTGTGGGCCAGGACGTGCAGTTCACCTACCCGCCGGGCGGCAGGCTCCGCATCGTGGGCGAAGGCCCCGAGGGGCCGCGCGCCCTGAGCGAGGAGGAACAACGCCGCACGCGGCATGCGCTCTGGCGCATCACGCGCCAAAAGGTTGACCAGAGCATGCTGGAAAAGCCGTCCGGCCAATAG
- the larC gene encoding nickel pincer cofactor biosynthesis protein LarC: MDLYLDCGNGISGDMTLAALVHLGLDPAPLTAALARAGVDCRIEARPETRAGGPGRRVDVSWDDGQPLRHPADIAAIFNRLELGGTALRRALAVLEALTLAEAEAHQIAPEKVHFHEVGAIDTLVDIAGACWGLEQLGVGRVMASPLPWFSGTVECAHGLIPLPAPAAAWLMRGKPVRPTGAREELVTPTGAALVHVLVDEFLDGPQGVLTALGTGYGSRPAPAGLRAWLVEPVAESVPHAQGGLEQVLQLETHLDHLSGEELGLALTALTALPETLDVLWLPGIGKKNRPAGLLRVLCRPADGESVSLAILRHTHSLGLRRQRLERLALPREAAGLHRAGETLEAKAYTLEGRRYVRAEADAVKAAAARLGVGAPALRFGE; encoded by the coding sequence ATGGATTTGTATCTGGATTGCGGCAACGGCATCAGCGGCGACATGACCCTGGCCGCGCTGGTCCACCTGGGGCTGGACCCGGCCCCGCTGACGGCGGCCCTGGCCCGTGCCGGGGTGGACTGCCGTATTGAAGCCCGGCCTGAAACGCGGGCCGGCGGCCCCGGCAGGCGGGTGGACGTAAGCTGGGACGACGGCCAGCCCTTGCGCCATCCGGCGGACATCGCGGCCATCTTCAATCGTCTGGAGCTGGGCGGGACAGCGCTGCGGCGGGCTTTGGCCGTGCTGGAGGCCCTGACTCTGGCCGAAGCCGAGGCCCATCAGATTGCGCCTGAAAAAGTGCATTTCCACGAAGTGGGGGCCATCGACACCCTGGTGGATATCGCCGGAGCCTGCTGGGGGCTGGAGCAACTGGGCGTGGGTCGGGTCATGGCTTCGCCCCTGCCCTGGTTTTCCGGCACGGTGGAGTGCGCGCATGGCCTGATTCCCCTGCCCGCGCCCGCCGCCGCCTGGCTGATGCGCGGCAAGCCCGTGCGGCCCACGGGCGCGCGGGAGGAACTGGTCACGCCCACGGGCGCGGCCCTGGTTCATGTGCTGGTGGATGAATTTTTGGACGGCCCGCAAGGCGTGCTGACCGCTCTGGGCACGGGCTACGGCTCGCGCCCCGCCCCCGCGGGCCTGCGGGCCTGGCTGGTGGAACCCGTGGCCGAAAGCGTGCCGCACGCGCAGGGCGGCCTGGAACAGGTGCTGCAATTGGAAACCCACCTGGACCACCTCAGCGGCGAGGAACTGGGCCTGGCCCTCACGGCCCTGACGGCATTGCCCGAAACCCTGGACGTGCTCTGGCTGCCCGGCATCGGCAAGAAGAACCGCCCGGCGGGCCTGCTGCGCGTGCTTTGCCGTCCTGCGGACGGCGAGAGCGTGAGCCTGGCCATACTGCGTCATACCCACAGCCTTGGCCTGCGCCGGCAGCGTCTGGAACGTCTGGCGCTGCCGCGCGAGGCGGCCGGGCTGCACCGTGCGGGCGAAACTCTGGAGGCCAAGGCCTATACCCTGGAGGGGCGGCGCTATGTACGGGCCGAGGCCGACGCGGTCAAGGCGGCGGCGGCTCGCCTGGGCGTGGGGGCTCCGGCCCTGCGTTTCGGAGAATGA
- a CDS encoding TusE/DsrC/DsvC family sulfur relay protein produces MAEITYKGKSFEVDEDGFLLRFDDWCPEWMEYVKESEGIAEITPDHQKILDFLQDYYKKNGIAPMVRILSKNTGYKLKEVYELFPSGPGKGACKMAGLPKPTGCV; encoded by the coding sequence ATGGCTGAGATCACCTATAAAGGCAAAAGCTTTGAAGTTGACGAAGACGGTTTCCTGCTGCGTTTTGACGACTGGTGCCCCGAATGGATGGAATATGTGAAGGAATCCGAAGGCATCGCCGAGATCACCCCTGACCATCAGAAAATCCTTGACTTCCTGCAGGATTACTACAAAAAGAACGGCATCGCCCCCATGGTCCGCATTCTTTCCAAGAATACCGGCTACAAACTGAAGGAAGTGTACGAACTCTTCCCCTCCGGTCCCGGCAAAGGCGCCTGCAAAATGGCCGGCCTGCCCAAGCCTACCGGCTGCGTGTAG
- a CDS encoding desulfoferrodoxin has product MPNQLEIYKCTHCGNIVEVLHGGGAEIVCCGEPMKLMKEGSTDGAQEKHVPVIEKVDDGYKVKVGSVAHPMEEKHYIEWIELLADGRSYTKFLKPGDAPEAFFKIDAAKVTAREYCNLHGLWKAEN; this is encoded by the coding sequence ATGCCGAATCAACTGGAAATCTATAAATGTACCCATTGCGGCAACATCGTTGAAGTTCTGCACGGCGGCGGAGCCGAAATCGTCTGCTGTGGCGAACCCATGAAATTGATGAAAGAAGGCTCCACCGACGGCGCGCAGGAAAAGCATGTGCCGGTGATCGAAAAAGTGGATGACGGCTACAAGGTCAAAGTGGGCAGCGTGGCCCATCCCATGGAAGAAAAGCATTATATTGAATGGATCGAACTGCTGGCCGACGGCAGAAGCTATACCAAATTCCTCAAGCCCGGCGACGCGCCCGAAGCTTTCTTCAAGATCGACGCCGCCAAGGTGACCGCCCGTGAATACTGCAATCTGCACGGGCTCTGGAAGGCCGAAAACTAG